One window from the genome of Crassostrea angulata isolate pt1a10 chromosome 2, ASM2561291v2, whole genome shotgun sequence encodes:
- the LOC128171524 gene encoding uncharacterized protein LOC128171524, whose product MATDESLFPTRGRVLVMFLLIVFLGVTACLCFMYLQLLEIKQELNELRILRDLQDKSTQTNGHKIKRDHTDYRTQTDKTEKFRVNVDNPEKRQTSTTFMQELLMAQAHILETHCSNDSRLCMRGPKGEKGDPGVSNPINGAPTPPADPGNPTPPKVVPTTPPTPCVCLEEPKIAQLQNTVATSGENLNIICLVTGNPTPYVTWQHNGVTISKGPILHLTNVTQGLSGDYSCVARNLIGEQTKTIALKVLPNIIN is encoded by the exons ATGGCGACCGATGAATCCTTGTTTCCCACCAGAGGGCGTGTTTTAGTGATGTTTTTACTGATAGTGTTTTTGGGTGTGACGGCATGCCTCTGCTTTATGTACCTCCAACTTCTAGAGATTAAACAGGAACTTAATGAGCTCAGGATTTTAAGAGATCTGCAAGACAAG TCTACCCAAACGAATGGACATAAAATTAAGAGAGACCATACTGACTACAGAACTCAGACAGATAAAACAGAGAAGTTCCGAGTAAATGTTGACAACCCGGAGAAGCGACAGACATCAACTACTTTCATGCAAGAACTTCTCATGGCTCAG gcACATATTCTGGAGACCCATTGCTCAAACGACAGTCGCCTTTGTATGAGag GACCGAAGGGAGAAAAAGGAGACCCAGGTGTATCCAACCCTATTAATGGTGCACCCACACCACCGGCCGATCCAGGAAACCCCACCCCACCTAAAGTCGTACCTACAACGCCCCCAACCCCATGCGTATGTCTAG aggAGCCAAAGATAGCCCAACTCCAAAACACAGTTGCTACCTCAGGTGAAAATCTTAACATTATTTGTCTCGTGACCGGAAATCCTACACCATACGTCACGTGGCAACACAATGGCGTGACTATTTCAAAGGGTCCTATACTGCACCTCACGAATGTAACCCAGGGTTTGTCTGGAGACTACTCTTGCGTGGCGAGAAACTTGATAGGAGAGCAAACGAAGACGATTGCTTTGAAGGTGTTACCAaacataataaattaa
- the LOC128171506 gene encoding salivary glue protein Sgs-3-like — protein sequence MVKVFIVLLSFINGALSVGPRCLGCTGVPLLTDCNNIIECGNGEACYTQKITTDAATIVYDAGCLSLQVCNVISTIGKNTGLGKRDVTNCYECCPETNHTLTTPPCNAKLCGIHERSEPKCYMCDDVMKPENCRTTGYCDLDEQCFTEKLTNHATGEIRYKLGCQRKAVCASLALYPTLPNSGSCNECCDENYCNIGLCKQSILGKPNFTSTPGNFTVDSQTSVTLTCSVDPKSQATIKWSFESLLGPQLGVSPNGITLGNQTSLTLTADVTSFGAYTCTATNTNGFVTAKGYLSPKIPITTPTTTTITTLTTTTTTPTTTTTTPTTTTTPTTTTTSPTTTTTTPTTTTSPTTTTTTPTTLSTSDPCPNGCCDTDPKCHDFTFISTACLHHGTALQCPFICGLCSQSTTPPPCKPDTDPRCHEFNYVMSACLDNEKAKTCPKTCGLC from the exons ATGGTCAAGGTTTTTATTGTTCTTCTAAGTTTTATTAATGGAG CTTTGTCCGTGGGACCAAGATGTCTAGGTTGTACTGGAGTACCACTGTTGACAGATTGTAACAACATCATAGAGTGTGGAAATGGCgag GCGTGTTATACACAAAAGATCACCACTGACGCAGCGACTATAGTATACGATGCAGGCTGTCTTAGCTTACAG GTTTGTAACGTCATTAGTACCATCGGAAAGAATACCGGGTTAGGAAAACGAGACGTTACCAACTGTTATGAATGCTGTCCGGAAACCAATCATACCCTGACCACTCCGCCATGTAATGCAAAGCTGTGTGGAATCC ATGAGCGCTCGGAACCAAAGTGCTACATGTGTGATGACGTCATGAAGCCGGAGAATTGTAGGACCACTGGGTATTGTGATTTAGATGAG cAATGTTTCACAGAAAAATTAACCAATCACGCTACAGGAGAGATTCGATATAAGCTTGGATGTCAACGGAAGGCG GTTTGTGCTAGTCTCGCATTGTATCCCACGCTTCCCAACTCCGGAAGTTGTAACGAATGTTGTGATGAAAACTACTGTAACATTGGACTGTGTAAACAATCAATCTTAG GAAAACCTAATTTTACCTCAACCCCTGGGAATTTCACAGTGGATTCACAGACTAGTGTCACGCTGACCTGTTCTGTGGACCCTAAATCTCAGGCAACTATCAAATGGTCGTTTGAATCG CTTTTAGGTCCACAGCTTGGCGTGAGTCCAAATGGCATAACGTTGGGCAACCAAACTTCTTTGACTTTGACGGCGGACGTAACGTCGTTTGGAGCCTACACTTGTACAGCAACTAATACCAATGGTTTTGTGACGGCAAAAGGATACCTATCACCCA AAATTCCTATTACAACCCCAACAACAACTACAATAACCACGCTCACAACAACAACGACCACTCCCACTACAACAACGACCACGCCCACAACAACAACCACGCCCACTACAACAACGACTTCGCCCACTACAACAACGACCACGCCCACTACAACGACTTCGCCCACTACAACAACGACCACGCCCACTACACTTTCCACTTCAGATCCGTGTCCCAATGGATGTTGTGACACTGACCCAAAATGTCATGATTTTACGTTTATTTCAACGGCATGCCTCCATCATGGGACAGCATTGCAATGTCCATTTATATGTGGCCTCTGTTCCCAGAGCACAACCCCTCCTCCATGTAAACCGGACACTGATCCCAGATGTCATGAATTTAATTATGTAATGTCTGCTTGCTTAGATAACGAAAAAGCGAAAACTTGTCCTAAGACGTGTGGTCTTTGTTGA